A segment of the Calonectris borealis chromosome 10, bCalBor7.hap1.2, whole genome shotgun sequence genome:
gggcggggggctggcccCGGCACCCCTCCGGGGTGGTGCGGCGCCTGCCGCGTGCCGTGCATGTGCGCTTGCGGAGCTGCCCCTGCCTCCCGCCGGCACCGCTGGGGGGAAAGGGCAGGTCAGCGCGGtcgtccccgctccccccagccagcACCATGAACCCCTATCCCACCCCCCTGGCACCCCGCGCCCTCCAGCCCCGGCTCGGGGGGGCTTCACTCACGGAGCCGGGCGTGCAGCAGGGTGCGGGGAGTGGGGCGCAGGTCCCGGCTTGCCTGCAGCCCCGGGCCCCGCTTTCCTGCGGCTCCTGCACGGAGCCGGCCGGCGTGCAGCGGCATGTCGGGTGAGCAAGCAGGCACCCAGCCCCGGCCGTGCCTGCGGGAAATGACACAAGGCCACGGCACGTAGGAGCCgggcgccccgctgccccccccgccccggcccgtcAATTCCCCCTGCCCCGGTTGGGCAGCAGCCGGGACACCCCACTGGTGGGACCCTACACGGTGGCTCAGGgccagctgcagccccagggcacccacgggtgctggggTGGGGCGCTCCCCCCATGCGTTGGCAGGGCCAACCCACCCACTCTCTGCCCTCCAGCCGGGGACACCCCAGGTGACGTCAGGGTGCAGCCAGGCCTGCGCCCAGGGCCAGGGCCCCCGCAAAGCGCCAGGGAGTGCGGGGATCCAGGGCAGCCAGGGCTGAACAGAGCATGGCCGGGCGGGCGCTGGAAGGGGCGGCTGGCTCCCGCACCCAGGCCGCTCCTTGCTCTTGAATTCCTATTGTCTGAACCCAAAAGCAGGGTGTTACGTCCGCTTTCCTTTCCGCGCTGGAGCCGCGGGAAGCCGAGCGAGCAGGAGGGATCGCTCCCCCGTCCTGGTAACCAGTCCCCACCAGCCGGCCCTGacggagctgctggccaggctgtccctgtccccacccctgtcTCCGTCCTGGTCCTTGTCCCTCTCCCTGCTGGCTGGGACCCTCTTAGCCAGCCCTGCTGGCAACTTGCCACCGCTCTGAGCTGCCCCGTCCCGGCGCTGGCCGGGGACGCCAGCGCACCCGGCCGCGGGGAGCTGGGTAGGCGTGCGGCAGGCCCAGGGGAGCCGGCCGGGCCACCCTGTCACCGCCGGTCCCCTCGGGGCAGCCCAGGCGGGCGGCAGGGTGGCAGCTCCGGGGTGGCGATGCCGCTGGCACCCTGACGGCTGGACACTGTGGCCCCTGGCCACCCGTGTCCCATGGCCACCCATGCCCCCACCGCCACCCGTGTCCCACCGGTCGTCCACGTCCCACCGGACGCCCAGGTCCCCCGCGCCACCTTGGCCTTGCGCATGATGTCACAGCGCTGATGTCACTGGCAGCGCCCTGACATCACGGCAATGCCCAGGCGGTgcagcggggcgcgggcagggTGGTCCCGTCCCCTCCCGGTGCCCGCGGCGGCACTCACCCGGTCGGCGCCGAGCTGGCCCGGGCAGGCGTCCGGGCGGGCGCTGTGcatgcccggcccggccctgctcccggccccgctcccggtcccgccggtgccggtgccggtggcggcggcggtggcggagCAGCAGCGGAGCGCGGCGCAGCGCCCGCCCgtgcccgccgcctcccggcgcTGCCTGggcggcaccgccccgccccgccgcagccaaTGGGGCCGCCGTAACGTGAGCCCGgcccgcaccggcaccggcaccgccgccccaccgccccgccccgccccgccccgccgccccggggccccgcgcCGGGCACCACCCGGGCACCTCCGGGCACCGCGGGACCGGGCACCGCTGGGCGAGGCAGGACCCGGGGAGCCGGCCGGGGAGGGCAAGACTCGGTGCCCCGGTCGGCAGCACCCCATCCCCgcgggtcccgggggtcccggggccgcgAAGCCTTGGGAGGAGGGGGCAGCCCCGTTACAGGGCCCCGGCAGAGGCACCCGCGGCCACCGGGTGCCAAAATAGGTTTGAGTATTGGAAGAGGGAGAGGTGACCCCGGCCACAGGGGCCGCGCTCCGCCAGCGCCCATTAATTGGGAGCTAATAGCGCTTAATAGGAATTCCGGGAGAAGCGGCTCTGGTTTGCAAATGAAGGAGAACAGGGCCAAAAATTAGCTCCTAGCTAATTTTCCCAGTTCCCAAGTGTGCCACATGGCCAGGCGGCGTGGTGCGGCAGCGAAACCCCGCGGAGCATCGCTGCCCGCCTGCCCCGCGCCAGCTGGGGCTGGCTCCCGGGGGATGGCGagaggctgggagcagaggcctgcgggagctgggggcagcaggaccgtgccctgtccctgccctcggGCCAGGCTGGCAGCCGCAGATGGTCGGCGTGACGCTGGGCCGGGGTGGTGCCCAGCACCCGTGGCAACGGGCTCCAGCTTGTCCCAAACAGCCAGCGAGCCATGGGCATGCACGGAcacctcaccttcctcctcctcctcctcagccttgGTGCCCCAGGTAGGCACTTCAGGCTCACAGCGTCGGGGGCACCCTTTGCCAGCCCCTGGGTAGGGGACCGAgaggagggggacaggggacaggctTCCCCCAGTTGCCCTGCTGTGCCTGGGGCTGACCCCAGGATGGGCagaggggctggcagctgcctggctgggttcaggcagggagggggcatcACTGGGGCACCCTCAGGGCATTACCAGGGCATTACTGGGGTATCTGGGGGGCATCGCTGGGGCATATCCAGGCACCACGGGGGCATCTCTGGAGCATCATGGGGGCATCTCCAGGGCCTCCCCAGGGCATTGCCAGGACACACCTGGCAGGCTGGGGTGACACTCTCCTCTTTGCAGGGACTTTTGTCAAAGCAGCAGGTAAGAgcggggtgccctgggccctgctgCGCCTGGCAGGGAGACCTACACCCACGTGGGTGCCCAGGCACAGGAGCAGGGCTCCCTAAGCACGGCTGGACGAGCCATCGGTGGCGCTGGCTGGGTGCGAGGCCAGTTCCCGGGGTCTCCCACTAGCCCTGCCTGATCTGCCACGTGTGGTGGCACTGAGCGAGGACGCAGCGCCAGGCACCCGCGTGGCCGAGGTGACCGTGTCCTGCAGCAATGCGAGCGGCAGCCCCAACGTCACCCTGATCGGCATCGAGCCCGGCCACCCCTTCAACCCCATCGCCATCAGTGCCGACCCCGCGGCCGCCACCACGTTTCAGGCAGAGGtgtggctgggggagggggagcggggcaggagccCGCGGGCACCCTGCTGAGCACCATGTCCCCGCGGCAGGTGACACTGCGTGCCGGTGCGGAGCTCGATGCCCATCGGGTGAACCAGTACACCCTGACCCTGCAGGCCGCTTGTCCCGGCGAGGACGAGGTGGAAGAGCGGCTCTTTGTCCGGGTGACGGCAGGGCAGGTGCTGCGCTGTGATGCCCCCTTTGCCAGCGCGGGTAGGAGCCGGGGGGCACAGGGTGGCGGGGGCCGTGGGTGCCAGCTGGCACCGGGCTCCCGCAGCCATGCTGGGCCACAGGGGGAGATGTGGTGCAGGTGCTGGCGGACACGGCACCCCGGACGCCCCTGTACGCGGTGCTGCCGCAGCCGCTCGGCGGGCTGACAGTAAGTGGTGGCTGCCCCAGGGTCCCGCAACCCCCACAAGCGGAAGCAGCCTTGGGGACGGTGGGACCCTGGGCGTGGAGGGGGGGCACAGAggttccccccctcctcctgctgcctgtcTCTCTGCAGTTCAGGCTCCAAAACGACGACACGCCGCTCACGCTCACCCACCAGGGCCTGGTGCTGGCACCTCTCGACGGCTTCGACACCAGCCAGGACACCCAGGTGGGCAGCAGCGTCCCCAGGCTGTCACAGCCACCTCTCAGCCCGCCTGGGCTCAGCCCCTCAGTGGCACTGCCCGCAGCTCTCCGCGTCCTGCTCCTCCCATCGGGCACCCGTCTCCCCCTGGTCCCGggagtgctccagccctgaccctATCCCTGTTCCCATCCGCAGCTCCATCCACTTCTGCGTCTCGAGTCCTGTCCCAATCTTCATCCCTGTCCCTATTTCCATCCCTATTCTGGTCTCCAGCTCTTCCTTATCCCCGTCTCCATCCCTATTCTCACCTCTGTTCCTGCTCCAAGCCCCATTTTcatccctgtctccatccccatcctgtcTCTGTCCCTgttcctgtccccatcctgtccctattcctgtccctgtccctattactatcctcatccccatccctacTCCTGTCTCCCCCATCgctgtccccatctctgtccctgGTGCCACTCGGGGCTGCCCCATGGCCACCCTGGCACTGCCCTGCAGACGTTCAGGCTGGAGATCGAGGTGACGGACCGCCATGGGCACAACTGCAGTGGGACCGTGAGCGTGGAGGTGCTGCCATCGCGCCGGCCCTGTGTCACCTTCCTGTGAGTGGGGCCGGACCGGGCGGGGGGTGCTGGTGGCACCAGGCCATGCCACACTGCCTGCTTTGCCTGCAGTGAGCCACAGCGGGACGTGATGGTGCCAGAGGGCACCGGCCCCTTGGAGGTGGTCACGCAGGTCCACGCCAGTCTGCTATGCCATGCAGACACCGTCCGCTATGCCATCGTGGCTCCCACAGCGCCCGCACTCTTCACCATTGATGAGGGTGAGTGGAGCGGTGAGGTCCCCGGGGtcaccctgtccccgtccccgtgcctGTCGCGAGGCCGTGCTGTCTCCCGCAGTGACGGGTGAGATCCGCAGCACCTCTCAGCTGGAGGTGGCCCATGCAAACCTCCTCGTCCGGGCTTACAACGCGCTGCACCCCACCGACCAAGCCACCACCATGCTCAACATCACCGTGCGGGGGACGGACCGGCGGGCGCCAAGCTGCGTCCCGGCCCTCTCCGTGTACAGtttggggcagggagtggggTGTGGGGGATGCTCTGCCGTGCCCAGCTGAGCTGCTGGCCGCCCTGCCGCAGGTCCCAGGTGCCCGAGACGGTGTCCCCCGGCAGCACCCTGGTGACACTGAGGTGCACCGACCCCGCCCGCGACGAGGGGGGCCTGCGCTATGCCCTTGAGGGGCCCCCCGCCTCCCGCTCCCGCTTCCGCATGGAGGGGCCGCGGCTGCAGGTGAGTGGGACCACAGGCAGCACCCAGGACCTGGGGGAGCCCAGCAGGACAGTGGGGACCATCTGACATGTGCCGTCACGCCGGGTCCTGGGCTGGGGCTCCCGGGGCTCTTGCCCCCGCCCCAGACCTGCCTGTTCCCCCCCTCGCTCCCTCCGGCTTCCCTGGCATcacagctctgcagggcaccCTGGCTTTGCGGGACACCCCAGCTTTGCAGGGCACCCTGGCTCTGCCTGACCCCCCGGTCCTGGCTTGGCAGGTGAACACCACCCTGGACCTCGACTCGGACTACGCTCTGGGCTTCCAGTTCACAGCCACCATCGTGGTGacggcgggagggcagcccccgcGGAGCAGTGAGTGCCTGTGTCCCCGGGGGGGGTGCAACGGGGGAGGTCATGGGGGAGGTGGGAAAAGGCCCTTCCCGACCCCAAAACCAGCAGATCACAGAGGAAACCTTCCTCCCCTGCTGCCCCACAGACACCCACCCCAGGGGTGGTGCCACCGGCCCCGTGTCCTCCAGCCTGTCCCGGGGAGAGTGCGCCCAGCCCAGCGCGGGCTGCGGGGTGGTGCCAGCACAGCTGAGCCGCCGTGTGCTGCACAGCCCGCGTGCCCGTGCTCGTGACAGTGACGCCCGTCAACGAATTCACACCGGTGTGCCCCAACGGTGCCACCTTCACCGTGCTGGAGACGGCAGCTTTTGGCAGTGCCGTGGGGCGCGTAGCCGGCACGGACCGCGACTACCCACCGGACAGCCTCGAGTACAGCCTGGAGgagggccccggccccgcacagCCCTTCTCCATCGACACGCGCACTGGTGAGCGCccggctccttccccagcccccgccacaccccatggcacccacgggtgcccagCAGTTCGCGCCGCCCCGCAGGCGAGATCCGCGTGGTGGGACCCCTCGACTCCCAGCGGCGCAAGAGCTACAGGCTGACGGTGCGGCTGACAGACACCCGCAACGACCTGGACCCAGCAAAGCGGCGGAGTCGCCTGTGCGACGTGGCCGTGCGCCTGCAGGTGTGAATGCAAGCCTGTCGGGTGAACCGCGGTGGGTGCAAGCACCATGGGTGCCATACCACCTCCCCCCGCTCCCAGCAGGCCGTGCCGGACCAGGCGCCGGTGTGCACCCCTGAGGTGCAGGAGCTGCGGATCATGACCAGGTTGGGCGGCCCCCAGCCTGTCACCCGCCTGGCATGCCAGGGCAGCCCCGACGGTGCCACGCTGGCATACACCATCGCTGGAGGTGAGGAGCGGCCAATCCACAGCACAATCCAGCCCATCACCACCGATCACTGGTGGTGGCACTGAGCAGAGCCTCTTGTCCAGGCAACGAGGATGGGCGCTTTCAGCTGGAGGGGAACACCCTCTTCTACCTCCCCAATGACCTGGCCGAGCCCCGCACCTTCGTGCTGCTGGTGGAGGTGTGGGGtggccccggtgccccccgccgcAGCACCGTGGTGGCACTGGTGGTGCACGTCACCCCCCGGAGCACCCCGGtgccacccagcaccaccacccgGCGCACGGTGAGCAGAGCCCACTGGCCAGGCAGGGCTCCCGGGTCCATCAGGCCCCCCTGTCCTCTCATGTCCCCTCACCCCGCCGCCTCTGCAGACGCTGCGGAAGGAGCCGCTGATCGTCATGCGGCCGGAGGTGGCATGGCACCCGCCAGCTTGGTTTGTGGCTGTGCTGACTGTCTCCggtgccctgctgctggccacCCTGGGCTGCGTGGCCCGGAGCCTGCTGTGCAGGTGAGCCCTGGCCCCATGGCATGgcgtggcacagcatggcatggcacggcatggcacagcatgacACAGCACGGCACAGCGAGCAAGGCCAGGGGCTCACAGCCGCCTTCTGCTCTTCCTGCAGCAACCAAAACCCTGGCAAGCTGCTCCTGGGCAAGAGGTGGGTGCTGTGTGGCCGGGGCGGTTGGATCGGTGGTGAGGGGCAGCCATGCACGTTGGCACAGGCTCCCATAGCGTCCTCACAGGCAGCCGGGAGATGCAGCAGTTGGGGGGGTGTTTAATGTACCCCACGTTTGGCTGCGGTCCGTGGGTCGCTGCGCCAGGGAGCCGTCTCTGCCCCAGGGTGAGGGTGCAGCACTGACGGGAGCCATGGGTGCAGAGACAGCGATTTGGCTGGGGGACAGCCATGTCGGTGGCCAGGTTGGGGCAGAAACTCTGCAGTGGGAAGGGTGGGATGGCACAGCGCTGGCGCTGCTGCCTGCCGCAGGGCTGGGTCctggtgccggggctggggccgctgCGGCTCACCGGGAGAGCCCCGATTTGCCTGGGAAGGCGCCTCGGGAGGAGGTGAGCAGGCTGCACACCCCCCGGGGAGGATGAACCAGGGGTGAGAGGCGGCAGAGGGGGGAGCCCGAGGAAGCACTGGAGCCAGCCCAGCCTGCGCCGGGCGTCTGCATGGCGAGGAGGAGGCATGCAAGCTTGCGGGCAGGATaacagccacctccagcagcgTAACCGCCCCAGGGTGATGCACGGCTGGATCCACGTTCGTTGGTGAGGTTGGGGACATGGTGCTTGGTGGCACCAGGGCTGTAGTGATCATGAAAGGGAGAAGAATCGGGCTCAGGGCAGTGCTGGCAGccggggggctcctggggctgcagctcccccagcacagcatCCTCCGAGCACAGCAACGGTGTGCACTGGCACGTGGGGAAACAAGCAGGCGTGCTGGCAGACCGGCTTGCCACACTTGGGCATCCCTGAAAGATGGTGCtgcctgggggagcagagcccccgCTGCAATCCCCTTTGGCACCCAGGGCCACGCCAGAGACACACGGGCTGGGTAAGGGGACGATCAGGTAGGTGGAAATCAGTCGGGGTGACGGGCTCGTCGGGGCGCAGCTGGCAGTGCAAAGCCTGGCTGGCGACCCGCTCCTGGCAGCATCCCTTGGGGTTGAGGCCAGGGGCCGTCACCGATGGCGTGCCCTCCCCTTGccccctctgcagctcctgggacGCGGTGGAGCAGAGGGGCAGCAAGGAGGAGCGGAGCCGCACCCACGCCGGCAGCCCAGTAAGTGTGTGCCATGGCGGCGAGGGCGGGTGCCCTGCCGGGGGTGCGGGCGGGCACCTGGGGGCCCTCAGCACCCTCTCCCATCTCTCCTCTGCACAGGGGCAGTTCGACGGCCGTGCTCGGGACCTGCGTGAGTGCCCTGTCCCGTGGCCCCTGCAGCCTCGGGCTGCATCCCTTGGGGCAGAGGCGTCTGGGGGACGGGAGAGACGGgccccaggcagcagcacccgggcagcaccccaggggcgAGGGCTGACTGCTGCCTCCCATCTCAGGCACCGGCAGGGACTATGTCTTCAACAGCGTGACTGGGGCACGGCGCTGGATCTGAGTGGCTTGACCCAGCGAGGGACTCCCCATGACCCACAGCTCCCCACAGGCCGTGCTGGGCAGAGCACTGGGCGCCGGGAGATACTTGGCGTGGTCCTCGggcccgggaggaggaggggatcccTCCTCCGTGGTCGAATTTGCTGCCCACAGGGTGCAGACAGCCCCTGAAACGCCCTGGCCAGTGCAGACCCAATAAACGGTAGCAGAGATTGCACCCGCTGCCGTGATTGCCATGGGGAGGGCTGTGGCCAAGCAGTGCCGCCGGTGGCTGTCTGGCTGTGGCGGTCATTAGCGCCGTCCCCAGGAAGGGATGTGGGTGGCACAGCCCAGGACCAGGATGGCGGTTACGGCAGCACTggccccaggctggggctggcactGCGAAAAACGTGTCGAGGACTTTGGCAGGGTCTGCTCCGGTCATGGCAGTGTCTCCGTAGCCTCTGGATGTGACCCAGCTGGGGCAGTCCTCCACAGAGGTGTGATCTGGGGCAAGAAAACTCAATCACGGGTTAATTCTGAGAACCTTTTGccccgtgtcccatgtccccctcaAGTTCGAGTGCTCCCAGTCGCAAGCGGGTGGGACGAGCAGCTGGTCGGCGGAGGGGCCGGGTTTCTTAATTGGGAGGAAAAGGGAATTAGCGCGTGCGCAGGTAAGCGCGACATGCTGCGGGAGAGTTAGCAGGGCCTGGCGAACGGGCGGGAGCGCTTTGAAGGAGTCAGTCAGCGCGGGGAGGTGGGAAACCGGTTATTTGAATTTCAAAGGAGCGCGCCACGGGACGTCTCCCCGGCAGCTGGCAGGGAAACGAAGCGCTGGCGGGATAAGAGGAAAGACACTAATTTGGGGAGTAGCTGCCTacaagggaggaaggggagggcaggagccAGCCGTGAAATTTCACAGCGGAGAGGGGTCACCTCTGTGACTCTGCTTGGGGGTCCCCGTGCCCTGAGCCCACGGGAACTGTGACCATTCGGGAATTAAACCTTTATTGTACCGGCTCGGTGTGGGCACACGTTCCACTCGCTGCTCCAAGGGGCCAGCCGAGCGCGAGGAGCTGTTTGGGGCCAGGCCGCAGCGGCGGAAGCTGGGTTTAGCCCGGCTGACCCCGCAGGATGCACCGCACCGAGCGGGATGtgccgccccggcggggccgccgcaCTCGCCCaaggccccgggggaaggcggaTGCGGCGGGCTGAGGCGTGAGGCCTGCCTCCGAGCCCGGCCTCCGGCGGGGGGAGAGCGGATCCGCACCCCCGCAGGCCGCGCCTCACACGGCCGCCTCACACGGCCGCCCGCGCGCTCCCGCCgcgcgctgccccggccgggcAGGGCGCGCGGCCCGCGCCCTGTGTGCCCATTGGCCGAGCGCCCCCCCGCGGGTAGCCAATGAGACGGCGCAACCCGCGAGGAGGCGGGGTACTGGAGGGCGTCACGTGTGCCTAACGTGAGCGGCCATCCGGAGGCAGTCCGCGCACGGAAAGGGACTGGGCGGCTCTGCGCTTGAGTGACGGTAGCTTTGACCTATCAGCGTTTTCAGGGCGCCCCCGGCGGGCGGGGTTCGGCTTTGGATTGCCGCAAGAGGCGGTGGGGCGGGTTTTGGACGGCGCGGTTGCTATGACGGCCAGCATCGGGGCTCCGCCCCCTCGGCCGCCGCCATCTTGTTGTTGATTCGAACGGcagggagcgggcggcggggagcggcggcggtggGGGCTTGGTGTCGCCAGCCcccggctgggcaggcagggccggCCCCGGTGAGCCGCAGCAGGCGAGGGCTCGGGGCAGGCTGAGGGGCGGGCGGGCTGAGGCGGGCACGCTGCCgtgaggggagggagcgagcacCGGGCGCGCTGCCgtgaggggaggaaagggggaaccGGGCACGGCCCCGTGaggggggggtgggagaggggacagcCCGGCGCGGTCCGATTGAGGAGGGGGAGAGCCAGACGCGGCCCACGGGGAGGGCGGGACACAGAGGCGCGGTCCCCCGTGAGGTGGGGGACCGAGCGCCGTGCCGTGGGGAGGGGGACCCATGGCGGGGAATCCAGGCGCGGTCCcgtgaggaggggaaggggggaggcaggCGCGTCCTTGTATTTGCGGGGTGTGTGGGGGTTGAGACCCAGATGGTTCCCCGTGCGAGCCCATTTGGGGCACAGGTGGGGCGGGAGGGTCGTCCCCCAGCGTGGGGAGAGCTGTGGGAGCTGGGCTCGGCGAGGGCAGCCCCGTGGGCAGCAGGGTGCCTGGGCAGGgccgtgctgctgctgccgggggcCCTGCCTGGCAAGCAGATCTAGCGTCCCCTCCCTTTGTGCCCTTCTCTTCTACAGGAGCAGTGCGCAGGAAGGAACTCGGCAAACCACGGTGGTAACATGAAACCAACATGGTGAGGAAGCTGGTGGGGTTGGGGGCCCTTCCTGCGTCCCAAAGTACCGCCATCCCTGCAGaggagggggtgtggggaggtTTGGGTAATGCTGGCTGCCCCAGTGGTTACGGGAAGATGCCTGGCAGTCCCCGGAGGCGGATGTGCTGATGGGTCTGCAGACCTGGACCGTAACCAACAAGCTTCCCTGGGGTTTCCAAGTAGGACTTGGATTAGGAGAGGTGACACTGACTCTTGTTCAGTTTTCAGCTACTCTGAATTCAAACTGGGGCCAGGCTCAGCGTTCCTCCATCTTAAAGCTCTGAATCAGTAAGGCccccatttttctttccagcaataTGCTTTAGTGTGTGCTGCCTTTCTTGCAGCCTGTCTTAATGTGTTTCTGCTccatctgcttttcctcccttCGGGTTCACCTGGCTTAACTTGGTATTCAGAGCTTTCAAAGCTGAATTCCAAGGTTGGCCTATGCCAACGAAGCACCGAATGGTGCCAAAACAGTGTGGCCTTGAGTCTCTGTTCATTCTTAATGTAATATTTCTGTAGTCTGTAGGGCTATTTGTGTAAACTTAGTTGGTAGCTTGTCTCACAAAATAATATACTATAATGTTTTGTGCAAGTCTCTTTGTACTGGCTGTCATCTGCAGCTGATATACTGACCTATGTGCTTATGTCAGATTTTTGATGGAGAAAAGTACTGTGGTGTGGTTATATATCACCGAACTAAGACTTTGGTTTCCTTTTTACAGAAGTTCTGTCAGGAGCTTGGAAGTGTTTTAGAATTAGATATATCGGTTATTAGATGTCTCTATAACCCTAACCAGGTCTATTAGAGACATCCTCATCCTGTGTAACAGTTCCTTGTTACTGAgattgagaaatatttttctgtggccAGGTTAGTTTAGCACTGACCTAAGgtaagtgctttgttttggagcTGGAAGGAAAGCAGTTCGTTTTGAAAAGATTAAGCGTGAACTCTCTATATAGCAAGATAACGTTGGGTTGCTGTTTCAGCTGTGTAAAAACTCTTGTTTTGTCAATGTCTTGAATTGTCCTGTTTTTCTTCTGATATCATTAGAGAGTGTTTCTTGCCCTCCCCAGCTTTTTCAGCGCAACCATTTCCAGGTGCGTGAATGAACAGCCTATGCCATCCTGATTAGAGCCCATTAGGCAGATCTGAAGTGTCCTTTTCATGGCATTGCCTTTGTTCCCTGTCTACTAAGGACTTTTAGGAGAGCAGGGGAAGTGATCCTTGGCTCCTTGAGGGGGAAGTTGATGTACACGAAGACATTACTGTAGGAATCTCTGGTGACCACAGGCTTGGAAATGGTAGGATATGCTGGTAGGGCCCTCTTCTGAACAGTATGTGTGTGTCTTTCCTAGGTTGGTTTCTACTGTAGTTATCCAGTAGGCACTTTGTGGCAGTTTTGCATGTTTCGTACATAGAAAAAGAGCAAGTGAGCACGATTCACTTGAGATGAGAAAGGGGACAGTTTCTAGGATCAGCTTCCTGTCACCAGAGGTTTGTTGTGCCACCTCCTGTGTGTACCTCCACAGTCACTTTAAGCTCGTGTAAGTACAGACTGCA
Coding sequences within it:
- the CDHR4 gene encoding cadherin-related family member 4; amino-acid sequence: MGMHGHLTFLLLLLSLGAPGTFVKAAALPDLPRVVALSEDAAPGTRVAEVTVSCSNASGSPNVTLIGIEPGHPFNPIAISADPAAATTFQAEVTLRAGAELDAHRVNQYTLTLQAACPGEDEVEERLFVRVTAGQVLRCDAPFASAGGDVVQVLADTAPRTPLYAVLPQPLGGLTFRLQNDDTPLTLTHQGLVLAPLDGFDTSQDTQTFRLEIEVTDRHGHNCSGTVSVEVLPSRRPCVTFLEPQRDVMVPEGTGPLEVVTQVHASLLCHADTVRYAIVAPTAPALFTIDEVTGEIRSTSQLEVAHANLLVRAYNALHPTDQATTMLNITVRGTDRRAPSCVPALSVSQVPETVSPGSTLVTLRCTDPARDEGGLRYALEGPPASRSRFRMEGPRLQVNTTLDLDSDYALGFQFTATIVVTAGGQPPRSTRVPVLVTVTPVNEFTPVCPNGATFTVLETAAFGSAVGRVAGTDRDYPPDSLEYSLEEGPGPAQPFSIDTRTGEIRVVGPLDSQRRKSYRLTVRLTDTRNDLDPAKRRSRLCDVAVRLQAVPDQAPVCTPEVQELRIMTRLGGPQPVTRLACQGSPDGATLAYTIAGGNEDGRFQLEGNTLFYLPNDLAEPRTFVLLVEVWGGPGAPRRSTVVALVVHVTPRSTPVPPSTTTRRTTLRKEPLIVMRPEVAWHPPAWFVAVLTVSGALLLATLGCVARSLLCSNQNPGKLLLGKSSWDAVEQRGSKEERSRTHAGSPGQFDGRARDLRTGRDYVFNSVTGARRWI